The sequence CAGTTAGCAAATGGCAGAGCAGAGGGCGTGCTTATTCACCGCAACGATTGGGTGAGCTTATAGTCATTCAGTTTTTCTTTTATTATTGTAACGAACGAGCAAACTGAAAGACTAACATAGGAGAAATTTATGACAACAACTCAAGCATTATTAGATAGTTTATTGGCCCATAAGGCTTCTATCAACCTTGCGACAACAGACCAGAAAAACCAGGCCCTGTCAGCTATGGCAGACCAGTTGGTTGCTCAGACGGAGGCAATTTTAGCAGGAAATGCCATCGACATGGAAAATGCCCAAGGCAAGATTAGCCAGGTCATGCAGGATAGATTGCTTTTGACAGCGGAGCGGATTGAAGCCATGGCAGATGGCATTCGGGCCTTGATTGACTTACCAGATCCTGTTGGACTAGTCTTGGAAGAATCCACTCGGGTAGACGGTTTGCAGATTCGCAAGAAGTCCATTCCTTTTGGTTTGGTGGGAATGATTTACGAAAGCCGTCCAAATGTGACCTCGGATGCTGCTGCCCTTGCAATCAAGAGCGGAAACGCAGTCATTTTGCGTGGAGGCAAGGAAGCCTTTCATTCGGCTCAGGCCATTGTCACAGCCCTCAAGGCTGGTTTGGAACAGGCTGGTCTTTCTCCAAAGGTCATCGAGCTGGTCCAAGACACCAGCCGTGCCTCTGCGACAGAGTTGATGACTGCCAAAGGCAAGATTGACCTCTTGGTGCCACGTGGCGGTGCAGGTTTGATTCAAGCCGTCGTTGAAAATGCAACTGTGCCAGTTATCGAAACAGGCACAGGCATCTGCCATGTCTATGTGGACAAGGATGCGGATTTGGATAAGGCCCTTCAGATTGTGGTCAACGCTAAAACCAGTCGTCCCTCAGTCTGCAATGCGGCGGAAGTCTTGTTGGTCCATGAAGAAATTGCCAACCAATTCCTACCTCGCTTGGAAGAAGCTCTGGCTGGTCAGGTGGAATTACGTGCAGACAGTCAGGCTCAAGCTATTCTCAACCAATCCACACCGGCAGGCAACCAAGATTTTGACACGGAATTTTTAGACTATATCATGGCTGTCAAGGTCGTTTCAAACGTAGAAGAGGCTATCAGCCACATTGCTCTACACTCGACAGGGCACAGCGAGGCCATCGTGACGGAAAACAGCCAGACGGCTGACCTCTTCACACTCCATGTGGACTCGGCAGCAGTCTATGTCAATGCCTCGACCCGCTTCACAGACGGTGGCGAGTTCGGTCTGGGCTGCGAGTTGGGCATTTCCACCCAGAAGATGCACGCCCGAGGTCCTATGGGTCTGCGTGAGATGACCACCTACAAGTATATCATCACAGGCGACGGCCACATTCGTTAGGAGGACAAGATGAAGATTGGATTTATCGGACTGGGCAATATGGGGGCGGCATTGGCTCATGCAGTCAGCCAGCTGCCAGAAACCCAGCTCCTCCTCAGCAACCATAACCCAGCAAAAGCCCAGGCTCTTCAAGAGAAGGTAGGCGGTCAGCTTTTTTCTAATGGGGAAATAGCAGAGCAGGCCGAGGTCATTTTCCTTGGGGTCAAGCCTCACCTGATTCAGTCAGTCTTGTCAGGCTTACAGGACCAGATTAGCCAGAATCCGTCAGCCATTTGGATTTCCATGGCAGCGGGCGTGACCCTTGAAAGCCTGTCAGAATATGTGTCGGCAGACAAACTCATCCGTATCATGCCCAATACACCTGTTGCTATCGGCCAAGGCATGACAACCTATAGCTTGGTCAATCCAGAGCTCGCTCCGCTATTGGAACAAATATTAGAAAAATCAGGCAAGGTCCAACAGGTGCCAGAGAGCCTGATCGACGCAGCAACAGCTATCGCAGGCTGCGGCCCTGCCTTCGTCTATCAGATGATTGAGGCCCTGACTGATGCCGGTGTGCAGAACGGGCTGACGGCTCAAGATGCCAAGGTTTTGGCGGCTCAAACTCTGGCAGGCACCGCTCAGATGGTCTTGGACAGCGACAAGCATCCGGCCCAGCTGAGACAGGAAGTGACCTCGCCAGGTGGATCGACTATCGCAGGCGTGGTAGCCCTTGAAAAAGAAGGCTTCCGTTACGCCATCATCAAGGCAGTCGCTGCTGCCCTCAAAAAGACTAGAAAATTAGGTCAAAAATAGAAGACAGCAAAAAACGGGACTTTTAATCCCGTTTTGTTTTTTCTTTGATCCATTGACTGACGTTGGACAGGGTTTTGCTTTGCTCTGCCTTGCGTTTTTGTTCTTGGACAAAATCTGCAAAGCTTTGCTTGACGCCATCCTTTTGGACCTTGTCCTGCAAATCATGCCATTTCTTTTTAAGGTTGCTGGAAGTCCGCTCGTAGTAGTCCTCAAGGATTTCTTCCTTGGACTTGTAATTACGGTAGAAAGCATTGCGTGACACGCCAGCTTTTTTTACTAATTCAGATATGGAAATCTGCTTTAAGTCCTTTTTTTCCATCAAAAAGAGCAGGGCAGTCTCAATCGACTCTCGGGTCAGTTGGTTCATCTCCTGGTTGGCCTTGGTCAAGTTTTTTAATGACTGGGGCGAAATCTTGCGCTCTGACATAGGGATCCTCCTTGTGACATCTGAAAGTAAATGCTTTCAGATGGTCTCCATTCATGATATAATTGTAAGGAAAGATACTTTGCTTGTCAAATAAAAATCGTTGAAGAAAGTAAGAATGTAAGGAAAAATCATGAAAAAATGGAAAATTGTTGCAGACTCTGGTTGTGATTACCGTCAACTGGATCAGTTGGCGCCAAACGCAGAATTTATTAGTGTTCCCTTGACCGTCCAAATTGGGGCAGAGACCTTCGTTGACCAGGCAGACTTGGATATCGACAAGATGATGGAGGTTATGTACGCTTCGTCTGAGGCAGCTAGTTCAGCTTGTCCGAGTCCTCAAGCCTACCAAGCAGCCTTTGAAGGGGCAGATCAGATTATCGTGGTGACCTTGACAGGGACCTTGTCTGGCAGTTTTAATAGTGCCAGAGTAGCACGCGACATGTATTTGGAAGAGCATCCAGATGCCAAGATTCATTTGATTGATAGCCTTTCAGCCGGAGGGGAGATGGATTTGCTGGTTACGGAGATTAATCGTTTAATTGCCTCAGGATTGGAGTTTGAGGAGGTCGTTTCAGCCATCACCACCTACCAAGAAAATAGCAAACTACTCTTTGTCCTTGCCAAGGTTGATAATCTAGTCAAAAACGGTCGCCTGAGCAAGCTAGTGGGAACTGTAGTTGGTTTACTGAACATCCGTATGGTCGGTGAAGCCAGCAGCGAAGGCAAGTTGGAATTGCTCCAAAAGGCGCGTGGTCATAAGAAATCTGTGACAGCAGCCTTTGAAGAAATGAAAAAAGCAGGCTATAAGGGTGGACGCATCATCATGGCTCACCGCAATAATGACAAGTTCTTTCAACAATTTTCTGATTTGGTCAAAGAAAACTATCCAAATGCCATCGTTGAAGAAGTGGCAACTTCGGGATTATGCTCTTTCTATGCAGAAGAAGGTGGTCTCTTGATGGGCTATGAAATCTAAAAAAAGGTAAGCAGGCAGAGGACCTGCTTTTTTCTATGCCATGTTTTGTCCTTTTTCTTGAACGACAATTTTAAATATGTTAATATATAAATAAAAGAGTCGTGAACAAAAAGCAGAAAGGAAACATATGGTGAAGCATTTTTCGAAAAGGTTAGTAGAGACATTTTCTATTCGGAAAACTTGTCTAGGAGTCGGTTCGGTATTGATTTGTAGTAGCCTATTAGCCAGTCTCCAAGGTGGGCAGTTGGTGCATGCAGAGCAACTAGAAAGTGCTGGCGAAGCCTTAACGCCTGCTCTGGCACTTGAAACAGACCATGAGCTAGCTCATCCTGTCCAAGGAGAGCAAGAGGAAGCTGTAGCAGTAGATTCGGTGGTTTTACAGGATGAGTCAGGATCTTCTTCTCCAGACCAGGAAGAGAAGCTAGCAGATCCAACCGAGCCCAACTTTTCCCAAGCAAGCGCTGGTGAGCGTCATTGGGTTAATCATGCCCAAGGTGCCCAGGTAGTTGCGGATAACCAGGAGAATGAATTTCCAGCTAGTCGAGCTGTCGATGGGATTATCAATCGTTCAGCAGCCAATCTGGACCAGTCGCGTTGGGGAACAGAGATGGGCACAGATGACCATCAACTTAAACTGGACCTAGGAAGTCCCAAGAGGGTGGAAGAAGTAGCCATCTACTGGGAAAGGGATAATGTCACAGGATTCCAACTGCAGGCTTCGGATGATAATCAGACCTATCGAACGGTTTACCGTAAAGCTGGCACAGAACATGTGGCACTCGATACTCGTTTTCAGCTAGAAGAAGCAGTTGAAGCCCGCTACTTTAAGCTCTTGATTGACCAGTATGACGGAGGTCAACTCAACTGGCCGTCCGTTTCACTCTATGAAATCGAGTTGCTGGGGCAGGCAGTCTTGACCAATTTAGCCAAAGGTAAATCAGTCCAAGCAAATGGTCAGGAAGTAGCCAATTTATCAGCTGACAAGGTAACAGATGGCAATGGGACAACACGATGGGCGAGTGACCGTGGCCATAGTCCAAAATTTATCCAGATTGATTTAGGACAAAGAGAGACCTTTTCCACAATCACGGTAGATTGGGAACGTAAAAATGCTTCCAACTATCGCTTCCAAGTATCAGATGATGGGCAACAATGGAGAGATGTCCTGATACGTACTCAAAAACCAAGTGACTTCAAGGAGATTTTTTCACTGTCAACTAGCCAAACTGGTCGCTATATCAAGCTAGTGATTGACCAGTTTGATGCGAGCGGGGAAACCAAAGATGGTCGGCAGGTTACCTGGGACACCGTTTCTGTTTATGAGATAGAAGTCTTTAAGGAAGCAGTTGTCGCACGTCAGGAAGAAAGTCTGAGGGACATTGCTGCACGATTGGAAATTCCAATCCTGACTAGGGACTTGACCCGTTGGAGTCTACCACAGGTTCCTCAAGGTGTCGAAATTGAATTTATCGGGGCAGATTTGGAGCAAATCCTGGATAGAGATTTAACTATTTACCGGCCACTTGTGGATACGACAGTTAGCTACAATTACCGTCTTCGACGAGGGGATCAGGTTTATGAGACACCTGCCAGAACAGTCCTGGTGGAGGGACTCTACCGAGTAGAAGAGTCGGATAATGCAAAGCTGACAGTCGCACCAGGTCTAGCCGAATGGAAGGGGCATACTGGCCATTTTCAAGCGCTAGCAACTAGCAGGATTGTTGTTAGTGAGGACGACCGAGAGGCCTTAGCCTACGCTGTCCAAAGTTTTAAGGAAGACTATGAAGCTATCACAGGAAGAAGCATTGCACTTGTTTACGGTGAGGCGCCACAGGCTGGCGATTTCTACTTTGAACTCAATGATCGTGATCCTGGCTTGAAAAAAGAAGGCTATCTCCTAACCATCGGAGACCATATTAAGGTGGAGGCCAATCAAGTTACAGGTGCATTTTGGTCCACCCAGACCCTCTTGCAATTGTTAAACCAAAATCCAGACCAGATTGCCAAAGGGATTGCCAGAGATTATCCTAAATATGAAACCCGTGGGTTTATGTTGGATGTAGGGAGAAAACCGATCCAGCTCTCCGTTTTGAAGGACATGATCAAAGCTCTCTCTTGGTATAAGTTCAATGACTTCCAGCTCCACCTCAATGATAATTACATCTGGGTTGAAGAATACCAACGCGAAGGCAATCCTTACGGTGCTTATTCAGCTTTTCGATTGGAATCAGACATTAAAGAAGGAGGCAATGGCGGTCTCAACAAGGCAGACCTGACAGCAAAGGATGTCTTTTACTCTAAGGCAGAATTTAAGGAGCTGATTGCCTTTGCTAAGAATCGGGGTATTCGAATTGTGCCAGAATTTGATGCGCCAGCCCATGCTCTAGCCTTTACCAAGGTTCGTCCAGATTTGACCATGACGGATCGAACAGTCAATCGATGGGCGGATCATCTGGAGGTTTCCAATCCAGAAAGTCTAGCCTTTATTAAGAGTGTTTGGGATGAATACCTGACAGGTGAGGATCCTGTATTTGAGGAAACCGACACCATTCACATCGGCGTGGATGAATTCGAAGGCAACAACGAAGCCTTTCGTGCCTTCACAGATCAACTCTTACGCTTTGCTATTGACCGAGGGAAAACACCGCGCTTTTGGGGGAGCTTGACTGCAAAACCAGGAATAACACCAGTCCGTGTGGAAGGTACGGAGATGAATATCTGGTCAACAGGTTGGGCAAGGCCAGCGGATATGTACCAGCTAGGCTACTCCTTGATCAATACCTTGGATGGGGATCTGTATATCGTGCCTGCAGCTGGTTACTATGCCGACTACCTCAATGCTGAGCGGCTCTACAATCAATGGGAAGTCAATAAGATGGGCAATACCATCATCCCTGCTGGTTCTGAGCAGATGAAAGGTGCTGCCTTTGCCATTTGGAATGATATGATTGACCGCCGTGCCAACGGTATCTTAGAACAAGATATCTACAAGCGTTTTGAGGCAGTACTACCAGCCTTGACGGCCAAGATGTGGGGCAACCGAGATGGAGGTAGCTATCGACAATACTTGGCTGCAGTGGAAGCCATTGGCAAGCCTGCCAATTACAATCCCCATCACCAGATCAACAGTCTTGGGGAGACTTTGCTGCATTACAAGTTTGATTTGGACAATTTAGAAGATTTTTCAGGTAATAATTTTGATGGGAGCCAAGAACATGCCATCTCATTTGCGGATGGTCAAGCAGGTCGTGCCTTGCGTTTAGCTGGCGGTTCTTCTTATTTCAAGACACCGCTTGAGAAAGTTGGTCCTCAGAACAGCCTTTCTGTCTGGGTAAAATTGGATGCTTCAGCTCAGGGCGAACAGATTTTGATGGAGTCAGGTCGAGATGCCATAAAACTGGTTCAAAAAGAAACTGGAAAAGTCGGTTTGTCCCTTGAAGGCTATGACCATTCCTTTAACTATACCTTGCCGAGGGACCAATGGGTTCATCTAACCTTTAAAGGTTCAATTGGTATGAGCCAGCTGTATGTCAATGGGGAACTAGTAGATACCCTTTCTCGTCAAGAAACCGGTGGCAAGCAGGTGAGTTTGACCTTGCCGACTGCCTATATTGGCAGTAAAGAGCATGCCATGACAGGCTTGATTGATCAGTTGCTTGTATGGCAAGACAAAGGGTTATCTAGTCTTCGTCCCGCTCGGCAAAATTGGCTTGTAAGTAGTGACAATGAAAATGCTGACGGACCAATTTCGATGGCATTTGACGGTGATAGTACAACAATCTGGCATACCCAGTGGCAGCCAGCCAAAAAGAACTTGCCTGCTACTATCTTGATAGACATGAAAGAAGCGCAGGACCTGGACCACTTGAACTATCTGCCACGGCAAACAGGGAACAATGGGCACATCACAGCCTATCAACTGTACGGCAAATTGCAAGAATCAGATGATTACCAACTCCTGAGCCAAGGTAACCTGCCAGACACAGGCCAAGAAAAGCAGATTCGCTTTAGTCCAAGGACGGTGCGGTATCTGAAGATGCTTGTTACGGATGGACACGGAGGCTTTGGCTCTGCTGCTGAATTGACACCCGCTAGCACCAACTATTCACAAGCCCTCAAGGAAAAAATCCTAGAAGCCGATGCCCACCTTCTTCTAGCGGCAGCCTATTCTCCAAGCAGTATCGAAGACTTAGAACAAAAAGTCAGATCAGCCAAGGCCTTGTTAGAAGATCAGGCAAGTCGTCAGTTGGTTTCGGAGAAAATAGCAGAGCTGACAGCAGCGATTGCCAACCTCAGTCTGAAAAAGGAAGAACCACAAGTTCGTCTGGAAAGACGGGAAGTTTTGGAAGAAATCGCCATTCCAGTTGAGAAAATTTCTGATGATCAATTGGCCCTGGGTGAAGAAGTGATTGAAAGCCAAGGCAGAGCTGGAAGCATTCAGAAGATTTTTGAAGACAGATATGAGGATGATGTACTGGTTTCCAGTCGCCTGGTTGATACCGTCCAAACAGCTGCCCAAGCCAAGCGCATACGAGTTGGAACTGGTCGTGCACAGCTATTGGCAAGAAAAGGTCAGCTAGTCGACCAATTACAGGCACTATTGGCAACGGACAGAACTAGTTGGAAGCCGTGGGATGAGCCAACTTTCCAAGAGAAGGTGGCGAGTCTGCGCACTCAATTGGAAGATCCTGAAGTCAACCTGGACCAGATTGAAAAAGAGCTTGAAAAGCTTATTCTTCTTCTGGAGAAAGGAGCAAGGAATCAATTGCCAGAAGGTCTGATACTCCCAAGTCTTACTATTGAGTATAGAAAGAGAGAAATAGAGAACAAGCTGTCTTATCCTAGTTTGATGGAGGAAGATCCAAACCTTCCATTGGGAGAGAAGAAAGTGATTCAAATAGGTCAAGAAGGTTTCTTGAACCAGCATTATGAAGACGTCTATGTCCAAGGGGAATTTGTCGCGAGCAGATTAGTGGAAACTAGCCAGCAGGATCCTTTACCAGAAATAGTGGCTGTGGGTAGTCGAGTGCTACTTAGTCAGAAGGATGAGCAAGTCAGTCCAGACATACAAGTGACTGCAGTGAGTGTTCCTCAGTTGCGAGATGAACAAAAACCAGTCTTTGAACAAGAAGCTCACAAACAAAGTAGCAGAAAACCTGTTGGTTCAGGCGAGACTGCTAGCCAAGCAAGACTACCAGAAACTGCAAGCAAAGACCAGTCAATCTTTGCTCTGGGTCTAGCATGTGGCCTTGTTGGAATCGGACTATCTTGTCAAAAGAGAAAAAGACACATAAGGTGAGAAAACCATTTGAACTGGCAAGTGCTTGCCTTTATTCATCAGACCAACAAAAAAAGAAAGTTGCATCAACTTTCTTTTTTGCTTAGCTTGGTTAGGAAAGATTGGATAGCTTGCGAATGGTTGTTGGGGAGCTGCAGGACAAGGTAGTTGAACTGCTTTCCCTTGTAGCAACGGACTCCCTCTACAAGCGGGACTGGGATAGGATGCTGATGAGGGATTTCAAGAATCATGCCATGGGGAGTAAAGCGAACGGCAAGGTCTAGGTGGCTGGCTGTGAGCAGCTTTCTCATCTGACTCTCCTCTTCTTGTCCCATCGTCACAAGGTGCCGAGTGTTACGGGCAAACATCCCGTTATCGATATAGAGGGACAAGGCTTTTTGCATGATGAGGTTAGTGTCGTAATCAATCAAACTCTTGTACTGCAAGAAGGGGGATAGTAGTTCTTGAGGGAGGGCGATGCCTCCCAATCGCAGAGCAGGAAAGAGAGTAGGCGTGAAAGATTTGATATAGATAACCCGCCCAGCTGTGTCCAAGTAATGGAGGGGCAAGTGCTTTTGCGCATCAAAGTCAGCCAAGTAATCATCTTCCACCAAATAGACCTGATAACGCTCAGCCAATTCAATAATCTTTTTCAGGCTGGCTAGATCATAGCTTGCCCCTAATGGGTTGTGGAGACGAGGAATGGTATAGAAAAATTTGATTTTACCTGTTTGAAAAATAGCTTCCAGTTCCTGCAAGTCAATGCCCTCAAAGGTTCGTTCAATTGTTTGGAAAGGTAGACCCTGTCGCTCCACCAAGTCTTGCATCCTATGGTAGGTAGGAGATTCGAGAAGAATATCCGTCCGCCCCTCACCAAAATTCATCTGGCTGAGGATATAAAGGGCCTGTTGGCTACCAGCTGTGATGACAAGCTGGTCTTTTTTTGTATAGACAGCATAATCAGCCAGCAAGCCTTGCAAGGAAATCCGCAACTCTTCCAATCCCTCCTGTTGGTGGTAGTGATTGAAGAGATAGTTTTCCCGACCAAGTAAACTCTCGGTCAGACAAGAGCGGAAGTCTTCATAAGGCAATTGTTGAAAGTCTTCCGGATTCAGCTCCACAGTCCGATCTTGAAAATCCTGATCTTCTAGGATGTAGTAGCCAGATTTTTCCACGGCATAAATCCGATGCTGGTACTTAAGTTCCAACATAGCTTTCTGGACCGTGTCCTTACTACAACCGTACTCTTTGCTTAACTGGCGAATAGAGGGCAGTTTCTGCCCTCGTTTGTACCGGTGGGTCTCAATTCCTTCAATAATATCTGCGACAATTTTTTGGTAAATACTCATCATCTGTCCCCGTACAGTTTTTCTATATTGTAGCGAAAATGCGGTCAAACCTCAAGACCTACATAAAGTAGACAATAGCTAGGTACTGCAAAATGCTAGCCAAGATGATAAAGAGGTGCCAAATCATGTGGAAGTAGGGGCGTTTTTTAGCGTAGAAACCAGCCCCAATGGTGTAAGACAGTCCACCAGCCAACATCAAGATCCAGAAGCTGGGACCAGTCTGTTGGACAATCGGTGGCAGAATCAAGATCACCAGCCAACCCATGATCAGATAGAGGGCCAGACTGAATTTTTCATTGACTTTTTTGGCGAAAATCTTGTAGAGGATGCCGAAAATGGTCGTCCCCCACTGGATGATTAAAATGGTATAGCCCAGCCAGTTGTTCATCAAATCTAAAACAACTGGGGTGTAGGAGCCGGCAATAGCGATGTAAATCATGGAATGATCGATAATACGCAAGACATACTTGTGGGTCGAACCGTAGGACATAGAGTGGTAAATGGCGGAGGACAGAAACATGAGAAAGAGACTGATGATAAAGATGGAGGTCCCAGTCGCAGCCAAAAGCCCACCTGTTTCAAAAGAGTGAATGGCAGAAATCGGTAGCAAAATCAGCATGGCTAGGGCAGCAACTGCGTGGGTAACCGCATTGCCGACTTCCTCACCAAAAGAGAGTGGAAGAGAGAGTTTAAAGCTTTGGTTCATGAGGGCCTCCAAGGTAGGATTCTGCTAAGTTGATAGCTTCCTGATAAGCGAGAATGGTTTGGCACACCTTGTCGATTAAGGGATGGACTGGGGCTGATTTCCCTGTCAGACTGGCAACAAAACTATCATAGAGAGCCTGTGAATCCATCTCCTTCCCCAGCTGCTCAATCACCGCATGGATGCTGGCAATTGGGAAGATAGGCTTGCAGATGGTCACAACCAAGAGCCGTGCCAGCTGTCGCTGTCCGTATTTTTTCTTTATAGGTTTGGGAAGATAGCCATGTTTGACATAGTTATTGATCATGGCAGCAGTCAGCGGTTTTTCTTTTAGGGAAATAGCAGAGCTGGTTTGCTGATTGACGTAGAGCAAGACTTGGTCTAAGTAAAGGTCGAGCGTGGGCAGTTGCTCCCAAGTAGGTAAGTTAATCATTTCAATCACCTTTTCATCTAGTTATGATAACTAGATTTTAACTTATAAGGATTGAAAATGCAAGAAAAAGGTCTCTATGATATAATAGTTGCATGAAAATTTTATTACCTAATGCAAAAGAATTAAATACAAACCTTGATAATTTTCCATTTCAACCTTTGTCAGAAGCTAGCAAGCAAGTTACGACCCAACTTGCCCAGTTGTCCCTGGCAGAATTGGCACATTTTTACAAACTCAATGAAGATAGGGCGCAGCTAGAAGCAGATCGGTGGCAACGAATCCTTCATGGTCAGGCCAAGTCTTATCCAGCTTTTCAACTGTACGATGGCCTCATGTACCGCTATATGAAGCGTCGTGACCTATCGGCTGCAGAAGAGCACTATCTAGACAAGCATGTCTTGATTGCGACAGGTCTCTATGGGTTAATCTCGCCTTTTGACCTCATTTCTCCCCATCGATTAGACTTTCAGGGGAGTGTGAAAATAGGCTCCCGCTCCTTAAAACAATTTTGGCGTCAAGCATATGACCGCCAACTAGAAGGAGAAGATTTAGTGATTTCCCTCTTATCATCGGAATTTGAACAAGTATTCAGTCCAGCCCTTCAGAAAAAGATGGTTCGCATCCAGTTTGCAGAAATCCTAAATGGAAAAAAACGAGTCCATTCAACCATTTCCAAAAAAGCAAGAGGGCGAATGGTTTCTCTCTTAGCAGAAAAACAGATCCAGGATTTGAAGGAGGTCTTACGATTGGAAGTTGACGGTTTTAGCTATCAAGCTGATCAATCTAACAAATTTAATATATTATTTACGAAAATTATCAGTAAATAAATGCAAAAATTTCAATTTAACGTTTTCATTTACACAATATTTGTAGATATGCCATTTCCAATGTGATATAATTGGAGTGTTATAGTAAAAGGAAGGTCTATATGAATAACAAGCGAAATCGGAAGAACTCCTCTAAACTTGGCCTCGTTAACAGTGCCTTACTCATCGTGTATGGCTTGTTAGCGGGCTTGTTTCTTATCACAATGTACCGCTACCAAGTGCTTGATTTTCGGGCTATCAACCATGTGGTGACAGGATTGATGGTTGGAGTCTTTTTATTAGGCGTTTTTTTAGTCTTCAAAAAAGCTGCTCGTATTTTCACATGCATCCTGCTGGTGCTAGCCTTACTTGCTAGCTCGTTGGGACTCTATGGTTTGCGAAGCGTTGTCAATCTGTCATCCAATCTAAACTCTTCGTCTAGTTTTACAGAGTATGAGATGAGTGTCATTGTTCCTGCTGATAGTTCCATTACCGATGTCAGCCAACTGACCAGCGTCCTAGCGCCGACTGCCAATGATGCCAGCAACATTGATGAATTGGT is a genomic window of Streptococcus sp. 29896 containing:
- a CDS encoding DUF1836 domain-containing protein, with the translated sequence MINLPTWEQLPTLDLYLDQVLLYVNQQTSSAISLKEKPLTAAMINNYVKHGYLPKPIKKKYGQRQLARLLVVTICKPIFPIASIHAVIEQLGKEMDSQALYDSFVASLTGKSAPVHPLIDKVCQTILAYQEAINLAESYLGGPHEPKL
- the yaaA gene encoding peroxide stress protein YaaA; amino-acid sequence: MKILLPNAKELNTNLDNFPFQPLSEASKQVTTQLAQLSLAELAHFYKLNEDRAQLEADRWQRILHGQAKSYPAFQLYDGLMYRYMKRRDLSAAEEHYLDKHVLIATGLYGLISPFDLISPHRLDFQGSVKIGSRSLKQFWRQAYDRQLEGEDLVISLLSSEFEQVFSPALQKKMVRIQFAEILNGKKRVHSTISKKARGRMVSLLAEKQIQDLKEVLRLEVDGFSYQADQSNKFNILFTKIISK
- the trhA gene encoding PAQR family membrane homeostasis protein TrhA produces the protein MNQSFKLSLPLSFGEEVGNAVTHAVAALAMLILLPISAIHSFETGGLLAATGTSIFIISLFLMFLSSAIYHSMSYGSTHKYVLRIIDHSMIYIAIAGSYTPVVLDLMNNWLGYTILIIQWGTTIFGILYKIFAKKVNEKFSLALYLIMGWLVILILPPIVQQTGPSFWILMLAGGLSYTIGAGFYAKKRPYFHMIWHLFIILASILQYLAIVYFM